A stretch of the Massilia varians genome encodes the following:
- a CDS encoding type VI secretion system Vgr family protein, which yields MPSVYPCCASAADGPICATKPVKRVTGNETLCGGLEYRLACVATRADFPLKEFIALPIELQFVTDRGELHAVCGIVWQVAAGHSDGGLATYQLVMRDALALMEQRINTRVFRQQNELDLTGVILDEWRRNNPVLAKTFDVDWSQITATYPVREFTMQHNESDAEFLRRLWKRRGIAWFVRAGRASEPGSQNMPGHTLVLFDNVSMLRQNVAGTVRYHRDDSTEQSDTIIRWSPVCTLKPGNVVRHSWDYMQGRLTSSVTPSCINQGSTGSQFAATLDDYLIDMPHAGDSGDDYRRLGELRCTVNNGHARLKPPAAVR from the coding sequence ATGCCGTCAGTTTACCCGTGCTGCGCCTCGGCCGCTGATGGGCCGATTTGTGCAACAAAGCCGGTCAAGCGTGTTACAGGAAACGAAACGCTATGCGGTGGACTGGAATACAGGCTCGCATGCGTAGCGACCCGTGCAGACTTTCCTTTGAAAGAATTTATCGCGTTACCGATTGAACTCCAGTTCGTCACCGATCGTGGAGAGCTGCACGCCGTTTGTGGCATTGTCTGGCAAGTGGCAGCCGGACATAGCGATGGCGGTTTGGCGACCTACCAACTCGTAATGCGCGATGCGTTGGCGCTGATGGAACAGCGTATCAACACCCGCGTTTTCCGTCAGCAGAACGAACTTGATCTTACCGGAGTTATTCTCGACGAATGGCGCCGGAACAATCCGGTACTGGCCAAGACCTTCGACGTGGACTGGTCTCAGATCACCGCCACATATCCGGTTCGAGAATTCACGATGCAGCATAACGAGTCCGATGCCGAATTCCTGCGTCGATTATGGAAACGACGTGGCATCGCCTGGTTTGTTCGCGCCGGACGAGCCAGCGAGCCAGGAAGCCAGAACATGCCGGGCCATACGCTGGTTCTGTTCGATAATGTATCCATGTTGCGGCAAAACGTCGCCGGCACCGTGCGCTACCACCGAGACGACAGTACGGAGCAAAGCGACACCATCATCCGCTGGAGTCCAGTTTGTACACTAAAGCCGGGCAATGTGGTGCGCCATAGTTGGGACTACATGCAAGGCCGGTTGACGTCCAGTGTTACGCCTTCCTGTATTAATCAAGGATCAACAGGTAGTCAGTTCGCGGCAACGCTCGACGACTACCTGATCGATATGCCTCATGCAGGAGACAGCGGGGACGATTACCGTCGCCTTGGCGAACTGAGGTGTACTGTCAATAACGGACACGCTCGTCTTAAGCCGCCTGCGGCTGTTCGCTGA
- a CDS encoding IS5-like element ISEcl7 family transposase, with amino-acid sequence MIAPVKLKYRTTNWKDYNAALKARGSLLIWLDKDMCWHGSASGKRGRSPKYSEAAVQFCLTVKGLFNLPLRQAMGMTQSLLGLAGLDWQVPDFSTVSRRQKRLSVTIGAQPTTTGLHLLVDSTGIKMLGEGEWKTKKHGADYRRQWRKIHLGIDAATLEIRAIEVTDNATGDAPMLPCLLDQIPTEEVVASVSGDGAYDTKGCHEAIAQRGAQALIPTRKNAKPWKDQRPGAKARNAILAATRRLGRKIWKKWSGYHRRSLVETKMRCFKLLGERVMARDFDRQVAELQVRAAILNRFTRLGTPTTVAVTMP; translated from the coding sequence ATGATTGCTCCCGTAAAGCTGAAGTACCGAACGACCAACTGGAAAGACTACAACGCGGCATTGAAAGCCCGCGGCTCGCTGCTGATCTGGCTGGACAAGGACATGTGCTGGCACGGCAGTGCGAGCGGCAAGCGGGGCCGCAGTCCGAAGTACAGCGAGGCGGCGGTCCAGTTCTGCCTGACCGTTAAGGGCCTGTTCAATCTGCCCTTGCGCCAGGCCATGGGTATGACGCAGAGTCTGCTCGGGTTGGCCGGACTGGACTGGCAAGTGCCCGACTTCAGCACGGTCAGCCGGCGCCAGAAGCGTCTTTCGGTGACGATCGGAGCGCAGCCGACGACGACGGGATTGCACCTGCTGGTCGACAGTACAGGCATCAAGATGCTGGGCGAAGGCGAGTGGAAGACGAAGAAACATGGTGCCGACTACCGTCGCCAATGGCGCAAGATCCACCTTGGCATTGACGCGGCCACGCTGGAAATCCGGGCGATCGAGGTGACCGACAATGCCACCGGCGATGCCCCAATGCTGCCGTGCTTGCTCGACCAGATACCCACCGAGGAGGTTGTCGCGAGCGTCAGTGGCGACGGCGCCTACGACACGAAAGGCTGCCACGAAGCGATTGCACAACGCGGAGCGCAGGCACTCATTCCGACACGCAAGAACGCCAAGCCATGGAAGGACCAGCGTCCCGGTGCCAAAGCGCGCAATGCCATCCTGGCGGCCACCCGCCGGCTTGGCCGGAAGATCTGGAAAAAGTGGAGCGGGTATCACCGGCGCAGCCTTGTCGAGACCAAAATGCGTTGCTTCAAGCTGCTTGGTGAACGCGTCATGGCGCGCGACTTCGACCGTCAGGTCGCCGAGTTGCAGGTCCGTGCCGCCATCCTCAATCGCTTCACGCGCTTGGGCACGCCCACGACCGTAGCGGTGACCATGCCGTAA
- a CDS encoding NYN domain-containing protein, with the protein MATSDNISMAVFCDFENVALGVRDANYEKFDIKPVLERLLLKGSIVVKKAYCDWDRYKTFKAPMHEANFELIEIPHVRQSGKNSADIRLVVDALDLCYTKSHVDTFVIISGDSDFSPLVSKLRENAKRVIGVGVKQSTSDLLVANCDEFIFYDDLVREVRRAAAKRKEELDARRGQPSTRRPSDDKRREELEARKAQALEMVVETFDALVLERGDTGKIWASLLKDTLKRRRPDFSETFYGFRTFGNLLEEAQARGLFDFGRDEKSGTYVFRSASAPVAMPAPELVVAPDTPAGEEAAAVQGGEEAPQAEAKPERGRRGRGGRGGRGREAAPAAPELNAVDAALAAELLPGPAVTEEAAPEAAPAEAAPAAEPVAEPAADNAAEEAAAEPAPAPVKERRRAPRKPAAKKAAAPAAADLPDPAVAPDSAADAPAVAPAVAPEAAPENVSEPGSGEAAPSDADADAKPARKKSTRPAHKAPARKSAPRGRHPAKPKTPSENG; encoded by the coding sequence ATGGCTACCTCCGACAACATCAGCATGGCGGTGTTCTGCGACTTCGAAAACGTCGCGCTCGGCGTGCGTGACGCCAACTACGAGAAATTCGACATCAAGCCGGTGCTGGAACGCCTGCTGCTCAAGGGCAGCATCGTCGTCAAGAAAGCCTATTGCGACTGGGACCGTTACAAGACCTTCAAGGCGCCGATGCACGAAGCGAACTTCGAACTGATCGAAATCCCGCACGTGCGCCAGTCGGGCAAGAATTCGGCCGACATCCGGCTGGTGGTCGATGCGCTCGACCTGTGCTACACCAAGTCGCACGTCGATACCTTCGTCATCATCTCGGGCGACTCGGATTTCTCGCCGCTGGTATCGAAGCTGCGCGAGAACGCCAAGCGCGTGATCGGCGTGGGCGTCAAGCAGTCCACCTCGGATCTCCTGGTGGCGAACTGCGACGAATTCATCTTCTACGACGACCTGGTGCGCGAAGTGCGCCGGGCCGCCGCCAAGCGCAAGGAAGAGCTTGACGCGCGCCGCGGCCAGCCGTCCACACGCCGCCCGAGCGACGACAAGCGCCGCGAGGAGCTGGAAGCGCGCAAGGCGCAGGCGCTCGAGATGGTGGTCGAGACCTTCGATGCGTTGGTGCTGGAACGCGGCGACACCGGCAAGATCTGGGCCTCGCTGCTGAAGGACACCCTGAAGCGCCGCCGTCCGGATTTCTCCGAGACCTTCTACGGTTTCCGTACCTTCGGCAACCTGCTGGAAGAAGCCCAGGCGCGCGGCCTGTTCGATTTCGGCCGCGACGAGAAATCCGGCACCTACGTGTTCCGCAGCGCCTCGGCGCCGGTGGCGATGCCGGCGCCCGAGCTGGTCGTGGCGCCGGACACCCCGGCCGGCGAGGAAGCCGCCGCCGTCCAGGGCGGCGAAGAAGCGCCGCAGGCCGAGGCCAAGCCGGAACGCGGCCGCCGCGGCCGCGGCGGGCGCGGCGGCAGGGGCCGCGAGGCGGCGCCCGCAGCGCCCGAGCTGAATGCGGTGGACGCCGCCCTGGCTGCGGAACTGCTGCCAGGCCCGGCCGTCACCGAAGAAGCGGCGCCGGAAGCGGCGCCGGCAGAGGCGGCGCCCGCAGCCGAACCGGTGGCCGAACCGGCCGCCGACAACGCGGCCGAGGAAGCCGCCGCGGAACCGGCGCCGGCCCCGGTCAAGGAACGCCGCCGCGCACCACGCAAGCCGGCCGCCAAGAAGGCGGCGGCGCCAGCGGCCGCCGATCTGCCCGACCCGGCCGTGGCGCCCGACAGCGCCGCCGATGCGCCCGCAGTTGCGCCCGCAGTTGCCCCGGAAGCCGCGCCGGAAAACGTTTCGGAACCGGGCAGCGGCGAGGCGGCACCAAGCGATGCCGACGCTGACGCCAAGCCGGCTCGCAAGAAGAGCACCCGTCCTGCCCACAAGGCCCCGGCCCGCAAGAGCGCCCCGCGCGGACGCCATCCGGCCAAGCCGAAGACCCCGTCGGAAAACGGCTGA
- a CDS encoding PAS domain-containing hybrid sensor histidine kinase/response regulator, giving the protein MLSSSVFESAFNSSPIGKYLLSPTPEAVILAVNDAFLKASSRRREELVGTSLFVAFPSNPDDPGSSTNEAELRTSFAKVLATGEPDMLPVQRYPIPVQTPDGTIGFEERFWNAYSAPVFGENGAIACISHTTKDVTEQIHSERALRESENRFRALTTAGQVVYRMNADWTELRELDGRGFLKDTERPRSFWLEDYIPDDEQERVHAAVLEAIRTGSVYELEHRVRRVDGSDGWALSRAVPILDAKGQVVEWIGAASDITERKTAEERLRESDRRKDEFLAMLAHELRNPIAPISAAAALLQRMKPDEALVRRTSEIIARQVGHMTGLIDDLLDVSRVTRGLVELERVPVDLRTVLQDAVEQVMPQIEARRHALALAPPSGPVVVMGDKKRLVQVVANLLNNAAKYTPEGGHLALHAHAANAQACIEVSDNGIGMAPELTGRVFELFAQAERSVDRSLGGLGLGLALVKSLVELHGGSVACASPGLGLGSSFSVCLPCLPAQMAPCGDTCAAATAASAGTASSLRVLVVDDNVDAAVTLSMVLEAAGHQTLVEHGALAALERARASAPQVCLLDIGLPEMDGKELARRLRADPVTTDALLVAVTGYGQDSDRRQIMAAGFDHHLVKPVDMERLAAILATA; this is encoded by the coding sequence ATGCTTTCGTCATCCGTCTTCGAGTCAGCGTTTAACAGTTCGCCGATCGGCAAGTACCTCCTGTCCCCGACGCCGGAGGCCGTGATCCTTGCCGTGAACGATGCCTTCCTGAAGGCGTCGTCGCGCCGGCGCGAGGAGCTGGTGGGCACCAGCCTGTTCGTGGCCTTCCCTTCCAATCCGGACGACCCCGGCAGCAGCACCAACGAGGCCGAGCTGCGCACCTCGTTCGCCAAGGTGCTGGCGACCGGCGAGCCGGATATGCTTCCGGTACAGCGCTACCCGATCCCGGTGCAGACCCCCGACGGTACGATCGGCTTCGAAGAACGGTTCTGGAACGCCTACAGCGCCCCGGTGTTCGGCGAGAACGGCGCCATCGCATGCATCTCGCATACGACCAAGGACGTCACCGAGCAGATCCATTCCGAGCGGGCGCTGCGCGAGAGCGAGAACCGGTTCCGGGCGCTGACCACTGCCGGCCAGGTGGTGTACCGGATGAATGCCGACTGGACCGAATTGCGCGAACTCGACGGGCGCGGCTTTCTGAAGGACACCGAGCGGCCGCGCTCGTTCTGGCTGGAGGATTACATTCCGGACGACGAACAGGAACGGGTGCACGCCGCCGTGCTCGAAGCGATCCGGACCGGCTCCGTGTATGAGCTCGAACACCGGGTGCGCCGCGTCGACGGCAGCGACGGCTGGGCATTGTCGCGCGCCGTGCCGATCCTCGATGCGAAGGGGCAGGTGGTCGAATGGATCGGCGCCGCCAGCGACATCACCGAGCGCAAGACGGCCGAGGAAAGGCTGCGCGAGTCGGATCGCCGCAAGGACGAGTTCCTGGCCATGCTGGCGCACGAACTGCGCAATCCGATCGCGCCGATCAGCGCCGCGGCCGCCCTTCTGCAACGCATGAAGCCGGACGAGGCGCTGGTGCGGCGAACCAGCGAGATCATCGCGCGCCAGGTCGGCCACATGACCGGGCTGATCGACGACCTGCTCGACGTCTCGCGCGTCACCCGTGGTCTGGTGGAGCTGGAACGCGTACCAGTCGACCTGCGCACCGTGCTGCAGGACGCGGTGGAACAGGTCATGCCGCAGATCGAGGCGCGCCGCCACGCGCTGGCGCTGGCCCCGCCATCCGGGCCGGTTGTGGTCATGGGCGACAAGAAGCGGCTGGTGCAGGTGGTGGCCAACCTGCTCAACAACGCCGCCAAATACACCCCGGAAGGCGGACATCTGGCCCTGCACGCCCATGCCGCAAACGCGCAAGCCTGCATCGAGGTCAGCGACAACGGCATCGGCATGGCGCCCGAATTGACCGGGAGGGTGTTCGAACTGTTCGCGCAGGCCGAGCGCAGCGTCGACCGCTCGCTGGGCGGACTCGGCCTGGGGCTGGCGCTGGTCAAGAGCCTGGTCGAGCTGCACGGCGGCTCGGTCGCCTGCGCCAGCCCGGGGCTGGGGCTGGGCAGCAGCTTCTCGGTGTGCCTGCCCTGCCTGCCCGCGCAGATGGCGCCGTGCGGCGACACCTGCGCGGCCGCCACGGCCGCCAGTGCCGGCACCGCCTCCTCGCTGCGGGTCCTGGTCGTGGACGACAACGTCGACGCGGCCGTGACCCTGTCCATGGTGCTGGAAGCGGCCGGCCACCAGACCCTGGTGGAACACGGCGCGCTGGCCGCCCTCGAACGCGCACGGGCAAGCGCGCCGCAGGTCTGCCTGCTCGACATCGGACTGCCGGAGATGGACGGCAAGGAGCTCGCGCGCCGCCTGCGCGCCGACCCGGTCACGACGGATGCCCTGCTGGTCGCCGTCACCGGGTATGGCCAGGACAGCGACCGCCGCCAGATCATGGCCGCCGGTTTCGACCACCACCTGGTCAAGCCGGTGGACATGGAGCGGCTCGCGGCGATCCTGGCCACGGCCTGA